From the Tigriopus californicus strain San Diego chromosome 4, Tcal_SD_v2.1, whole genome shotgun sequence genome, the window GAGGAGAAAAGTACACATTTCCAGAAGAAATCTTAGATCTTTTCCCCAAAAAGGTTGCAATATCCGGGTTCTGAATTTTTGATTGGTTCTTGTAACCTGAATAATTTAAACAAGAAACCGGTTTTAATAAAGATGCTGCTTATATCAGGATTGTTCTTATAAACAAGATTTCAACATgtttccaataaaaaaaattgcatttcacCACAAATTGGTCACAAATTGGTGCatcaaataaatgaatgaacctGCCAGCCCTCTTCTAGCGATAAATTACCACAAGAAGGCCGACTCATTCATTTGTTCCCTGTTCTATTCTGAGCTTTGAGAGGCGTGACTTTTGACCCAATCAGTTGATTGAGGTGAATTGGGAAGCACATAATCTTTTAAAATCGAGGAGAACAACATTGGTTGATTGAGacataaattgaaaatttagcCATTAGTCTGTCCGTCGCAATTCCCGGGGCCTTTGCCCATGCTAAGCCTTGCGAcgttcttttcatcttttgtcttgaatacaaaaaaatgcgACTCTTGTGTGAGAGTACTCGGTAGCACGTAACTGTCATCCTATTTGAAAGCTTCTACGTAATTTTCAGTGCAATCAACTCGGTAAATACATGCAGTGTTTTGGCTGTGAAAGACATTTTCATGTGAAGATTAAAGCCCACTTGAAGATCCTGCACATGGCGATGAGTTTCACCCCGTATCAATCCTCAGAAAATAAAGACGATTCCCGTCGCTATTCAGTTGGGGAAGATCTGCCAACCTTTCTATGTATGAGAGGAAGACCCTCCTCCTTTGGGACCGCGAGAAAGGTTGCACTCTCAGTGGCCTTGGTGAATCTATTCACAAGACTTTGCTCATTATTCAGTCTAAATCAGAATGTCTCAAAAAGGGACATGGTCTAAGGAATGGGATATAGAATTTCAAGTGTGATGGCACATGTGTACTATTAACAACAATTGGAATGTTGTCCGTGCGGGCATCGGTCTCTGAGGTCATCAACGTTATTCACCTGAGTTTGCAATGGTTATCAAGTTCCCTGATTACATTGAGTAAAAGCTCTGTTGTCATTAGGGAAGAATGACTGAAATTGCATTCCCAACTTCCTggacgaacgaaagaacgaggGGAACGAAGAGAACACGACgagaacaaacgaacgaacggacggacggacggacgaacgaacggacTGACTGACGTATGGACAATACTTCAAGCTAATCTAGGGTTTTGCGACACACCAGCCGAGGCAAAGACTGAAAAGCAAGCGGCAAAGTCAAGTCAAGCTCCAACACACGAACCGCACCCTAAAATTTCAGCATTGGTCTTTCTGCTTCTCTAGTGTGCTGCTCCAGGGACCAGGAACGTGCTGGAGATGAGGGGTATTCTCTTGAACGTGCCCCTCCCTTCCGAGTTGTTCGGTAGTCGAGTAGTTAGTGCCACTCCTTGGCCGAGAATGTCTGCAAGCCAGACCCCGAGTCAGTCGATCCGAGAAGAGGCCCCGGTTCGTCGCCCATGAAGGCTGGGCGCCACCAACCACGAAGGCTAGCCTACTCGGCCTTTCCCCAATAACGGCCGTCCCCAttctttccactttttttttattctattgCCAGGAagatgctgttgttgttgttgttgttgttgttgtaacgGCTGCAGTTGTCTTTGCGGCCACCAGACAGTGTCCTAAATCGCGATCCACCCCAGTACTAACTAAATAGCCAGCTAAGGCGAACACGACCTACTCCAATGTGAACGCAGGCGAGGACGATGAGGAAacggagaaggaggaggtggtgCAGGAGGAAAACGTTGCCGACGACCATGACCTCAGAAGTTCTGCGTTTTGGAACCGAGTGTGAAAATCATTCGTCTTTGCCTAAGNgttgttgttgttgttgttgttgttgtaacgACTGCAGTTGTCTTTGCGGCCACCAGACAGTGTCCTAAATCGCGATCCACCCCAGAACTAACTAAATAGCCAGCTAAGGCGAACACGACCTACTCCAATGTGAACGCAGGCGAGGACGATGAGGAAACGGAGAAGCAGGAGGTGGTGCAGGAGGAAAACGTTGCCGACGACCATGACCTCAGAAGTTCTGCGTTTTGGAACCGAGTGTGAAAATCATTCGTCTTTGCCTAAGAGGGAAGGGAACACGGAGGGAAAGCAACCCAGACTTATTCGACCAGAAGCACTAAGGCTCTGAGGCAGACTGTGGGTGTGTTTTAGCACAACACGACAATGCCAACGCTCCTCCCGATGTAGACGAACGGATCTAACTGGGATAGCATTTGCTTGATTGCTCTTAGTTGCACGAAATGGCTACAATTTGAGGGATCAGGAAACTCGACTGCCGAGGTTCCAGCCAAAGTCGGTGTTATAGAGTATTTCTCCGAGTTTGAAGACCAAGCAAGCCAAGGAAGAGGGCAGTTAAATGCATATCGCCTTATCATGAACTTTAGGACCGGCGAAAGAGATTTTGCCCAGCAGGGCCGGCTACGGGGCTACGAGGAATTCGCCCTTCGCTTTTCGCTCTTCTCTTTTCCCTCCCCCCTTTTGGCCTTCCTTAAATGGACAAACTCACGCATAGCAACTTGCCACCGCTACTACTCTTACTACTATATACAGCTACGACTACCCCAAGAATGTAGTGGGAGCTATGAGGCCACATCGCTTTGGGTGGTGCAGTACTCCAGAATACgtctgtccgtccgtccgtccgtccgtccgtccgtccaacCGTCTGTCCCATGGAGAGCTAGGCCAAAGTTTAAAGCAGATGAGGAAGACAAGGAGTGGCAGACGAGCTTCGAGGTTTCTTTGAACCCCTTAACCTGGCAAGGCAGCACCACCatcacctccaccaccaccaccaccaccaccatcaccgcTCCCACCACCGCTTCCACCATCACCCATGAACTTGATCGAGGAGAGATGAAGACAGTCCAAAAGAAGGGGTTTAAGTCCACGTCATGGATCGACTTTTGAGGACTTCTCGCTAGAACCCTGTCACCATTTTTAGGGGCAAGGGAAGAAGCTAGATAGAGCAAGACGAAGAGGAACTCTTCACATGCCCAAAGCCGGAAAGGACGGTCGCATAGAAGTACATCGTTCAGGAGGACGAGAAGAACGAGGTGGTGGTGAcgatggtggtgttggtggcgGTACTAGCAGTactagcagtagtagtagtagcagtcGTATAATCGTCAAAGTAGTATAGTATGGGACCGTAGAAGGAACGGAACTGTGGTTAAGGGACCCAAGACCCACACGGTCGTAGAGGGACTCCGAAGCGAATCCAACGAGCTAACTTGCGCAGTCGCCGAGGAAAATCCTCCTGGCATGCAGCGGTTgttcttcctcgtcctcctccatcaccaccaccaccgagtcttcttcctcgttctcttctcctcgtcttcttcttttgctaCTTCTCCCCGtcgtcctcttcgtcctcctcgtcctcctcctagtcgtcctcctcgtcttgccagcatcttcttctttttcgtcttcttgtAGCTCGTGTCCGTCTTCTTCTTTAGCCTTCTTGctccatctctttttttgcaacttcCAACCAGTTGACTTGGGACGAGGAAGATCAGTTGTTGATTTTGCATCAACGCTAGCTAGCTCCCAGCTCTTCGTTCGTTCcctccttcgttcgttcgttcgttcgtatGTGAGTGTGCACcaagcaagtaagcaagcaagtaagcaagcaagcaaggcACTCTCTGGGTGTTTCGTGCCAAGGTTGCCAGCATTTTCCTATGGTGAGGCTCAGAGGCAAATTATGATCAGTTTTCTACCTCAATGGTTCAGTGTGAAAGGGAAGACGATATGGTCATCAATAAATGGGTTGGGCGAAAACAGCCGGAATCATTCCTAACCCCGACTTCATCCTTCATTAGAAATCGGCTATCTCTCGTGACACGAAGCTTAGAGAAAAAACTGGCATCAAACGAGCGCTTACTCATCCATGAATCTGATCACCTAAAGTGTCACAAGCGCAATCAATCACTCAGAAGACAAAACACATCAAGCGGTTAAAGAAATACCGAAGATTGTTGTtgtcaccatcatcatcatcatcatcttcttcatcattgtCTTCGTCGTCATTCCAGCCAAATAATTGAACAACCTCGTGGCGGAACAGTCACTGCACAATCCAGGCACACGACTTGGAAGAACGTTGCCATAAAATACCCCGGGGAAGTTAGTTCCTTTTTTGGTGCTCACTGCATTCATGTTAAGGGGTAAATAGGGAGGGGACCTTTTGATATCAAGATCAACTCCACGAACCCGGACAAACCCAGTAAGTGCGATTAGTGAAACTGCTGATTGCCAGCATTTCGTACCAGCGACCAACGTATGTGTAGGACCTCGTTACCCGGTATGTACCGATCCAGCGAGCTCACAAAAGAGGGAACGAGACGGACGAACGGTCAATGAAGAACAGGCAAAGGCAAACCAACGAAcaaactaaccaaccaaccaaccctgcAATCTACCAAGCTCGCCATTAAGCCAACCAAGAAACACAACTTCTAAATCAGTCATTGTCGTCATTGTCAATTTCTCTCAACGTTGCACAATCAAGGGTTGGGGCAAAAATTTCTCTTAATTGCCTTAAAGGCTGAGagaaacaacaacatcatcatcatcatcaccaccaccactatcaCCTTCACATCCTTCGCCCATGCTGCCTACTGGATCGAGTGACAGAGAAACCGAGCGAGAGCAATTTTCTTGCGAGACTGTGGAACTGCAAATTGTTAGAAGACGAGAGTAGTTCAAGTGATAGTTTCTCTACGTGTTTTGTAcctcatgatttcaaaagtcatCGGTGAGAGCGATCTCACGCCTTTACGGTAGAGGGAGACGGATAGAGAGACACATACGctcgcactcactcactcacccactcactcattcacgcactctcacacatacacacgcacacattTATACACAACTCGCACCCAGAGagaccgagagagagagagagaaagaaacaaggaggagaagggcattgaattttctaaatttgctttttgctACGTTGGTCCATTACTCCGAGATCGGTGCGTGGATCAAGTGCTCTGCTTTTTCCTCGTTATCCCTTCAgacttcttttccttcttcctcctcctcctcgtccagcTGCTGCTCCTCCCCCGCATTCTGCtctacaaccaccaccaagaccaccacctcctccctTGGGGGTTGTTTGCACAATtgcaatgatgatgaagtgaCCTTCTGAAACATTCGAATCCAAGATATTCATCCTGTGCCTTAGACACTCAGAGGAAGCCTTAACATTGTACGAGAAGGCAGCAGTGGTGCTTTTACTGCTGCTTCTGTTGCGACGACGTCGACAACGACCACGTTTCATATTTCCGCCTGGACCCCTTCCGCACCAAATTAAAaaactacaactactactagtaTATGTGCTACTGCTCCCACTACAGGAGctagaacaacaacaactacaacaacaagaaTTACCCTCACCCCGTGACGACTTCTACTTCTATGACAACAACGACGTGTATGATATATGCATATATTCATCTCAAACAAACGATAAGTGATAAAATCTGGTGATATCATTGGACTTGGTCAAACCACCAATTTTGTGTACTATACAGTAACTGTGGTTCGAACCGCTCTACTGACGATCGATCGAAGATGGCCTATATGGGCATCCCCACCAATCCCACTTTAAGTGGCATGGCAGCAAGCCAGCAACATCCATTTCTGGCCATGAGTAATCCTCTTGCTTTGGCCGCTGCAAACTCGGCTGGAGCGGTCGCTAATTCCGCTCCCACTATCATCAATGTTGGTGCTCTCATGAATCAGAAAGACTCTCGATGGTTACAACTCGAAGTGTGCAGGGAATATCAGCGAAACAAATGCTCGCGAAGTGACGGAGAATGCAAGTTTGCACATCCTCCAGAATCCATTGAGATACAGAACGGCAGAGTGACAGCCTGTTATGACAGCATCAAGGTAAGCAAGACGAGGAACACACAAAAGATGATTGCATGCCGAAGGTGAACGAACAGACTCAGGAACAGAAGGAGAGAAGAGGTTACTAACTTAGCAGACATCACTCGATACACACAACCTGTACGTATGGACGTATGGACGAATGGACGTATGGACAGAGTAGACTGTACCTACAGTTGGTACAGTAGATGGTACTCCAGAGAGGAAAGTCTCGTCTCACTTTCAGACCAATTTGCCATCCTTCTCGAGTTTGTATCAGATGACgattctgtcatggaaatgcgATACCTCATTCTTATGGTTGATAACAATGGGATGATTAGGATGTAGGAAAAAAAGCCGTCAATTCAATCTTCAGTCTATGATGATTGGATTAGAGATTTATGTAAAGCCGGGGCAGGTACAATGTCTGCATGAAGCGATTGAAGAAGATGGGCCTTTTCTTGCAGGGACGATGTAACAGGGAAAAGCCTCCATGCAAATACTTCCATCCACCGCAGCATCTCAAAGATCAGTTGCTAATCAATGGAAGAAATCATTTGGCGTTGAAGAACGCTGTTCTACAACAATACGGTTTCGTTGGACAACAAGGACATCATTCCATTCGCCCTCATATGCATTCCATGGTAAGCATTACTAGTACTGTACTGTAGTAGTCAGGCATAGTTGTAAGAGTGGTAGTCCGTGTTTTGTCGAATACCTGACAATCCATATGAATACCGATCTACAGGCTCTCTGTCGAAAGACATGAACGATTAAGAAAACTCGTGGCTTGTCTTTGAGCTTGAAACACATCCATGTGAATGCAGTTCTTGGAGCAAAAGCAGCCGAAAATGAATTACTGTAGATTGAAGAAATTCAACCCTCGCTCGTATCATCAAAACAGGAATGCTGACCTGACATTCTACGTCCGTTTGATGAATTGCTTTCAGACGCCTCCCATTCTAAGTCCCATAGTATCTCAGCTCTCAACGTATCCCAATACTCATCATCACCAAGGCTATGTGACAAGTAACGCGAATGGTCATCCTCATCTCTTCCCATTGATCATTTCTTCCGATCCAATGTCTGCTGCCTTCCCTGGTGATCCCGTAACTAGCCTTCCAAGTGCCGATCACAAATCTAGTTCAACCCAGTTAGTTACACAAGGATCATCAGTCTTGCCGCAAGGATCAATGATACATCCCCATCAATTGGCATTAGCAACTAATGCGGGAATGCACCCCAatccccaccaccaccaccatcaacaacaacaacaacaacaacagcaccaccagcaacagcagcaacaacagcagcaacagcaacttCAACACCAACATAAGAAACCAAGAACAGATTGCCTTGAGGTGAGCCCACTTATTGATTCCatatcaaaaccatccaaccGCTCTCGATCATGGTGAGTTTCCTGTCGAATTTTCCCAGGGATTGCGGGACTGATCAAACGCTTTAAACGCTCCACAAAAAGGGATGGATAATGATTGCCACTCAAAAGTAATAAGAGGCTCATCCTCTTCGAAAGTACTGTGCCAGATGACTAAAACACAAACTTTTGGACAACAATGAGTTGCAATTGTCCGCTTTCATCATTGATTGAAGCATTGTTTTGGTCGATTGGTTGGCTTGGCTCACTTGGTTGACTGGTTATGTATGGGTGCCTTTACAGAGTCAACCGCACTTTATTGTCGGTTGTGGAATGCTAGTCATTGTACATCTGGACGAAGTACTAGTGGTACCCGGCCCAATTTCTAGCCATCTCACCCTTAATCTTCCCACAAGAGTGGTGGTTCCTTGGGTCCAATCGACTTGCCATACACGATCACACGTACTTACTAAGACACGCGATCACGTTCACATGTTTGCAGACACTCTCCAGCGTTCCACCTTCAAAACGTCCCGCCAGTGACAAGTCAGGCACGCCAGTATTCCATTGTGGTTCGAATGCTGTTCCCATTTCACAAGCAGACGAGGAGAACTTGTATCGGGCTTCCGTTGCGTCAACACCCACCACGATGGTGGCGGTGGCCGCAGCCGCTGCCGCAGCGGCTGGAGGTTTGGAAGTCGGTGCTCATCGGGATCCAAACTTGAGCTCTGTGGCTGCATACCAACAGGCCTTAATGCAACTTCACCAACAACAGCCGTTTGTGCCAGTAACTTGTAAGTATTGAGGCGCATAGAAATCATCAGAACATACTGTACTATTGAAAGAGAGCAATTTTGTCGGACAGTGGAGGGATTCTCAAAGAAATATTGTGTCGAGCAAGTTTTTCCCCCTTGTACCGTCGATATATATTGGTGGATAAGTTAGATTCTGGCCATGAAAATGCACTCTCGTTTTCAGGTCGACTTATATTAAGATTTGTTCGTTAGTTTCCCAATTGGTCTACTCTGACATTATATCAGACGAATAAAACGTCTTTGTTTCTGGACACTAATTATGGATGTTATAGATGGAgataaatttcattttagtCAGCACGATGAGCAAGAAactcaaaaaaaggttttagTGTGCagtcaaaaaaagatataaTCGCGAAACtgtctttgaaatcaagatgAAACCGAGCTTTGTCTCGAGCATCTAAAGATTTGACTTTTCTAAACGATTAAGAACCCATGAAGATTCTTTGTTTGACATAGTTTGGAGCACAAAGACAAGTTAATGAACCGGTCGTTATTTATGACGGATGCAAttaaagaataaaaagaaaaagtcggGCTTTCATTctgttttctttcagattCCGGTCCACCTACAATCTCAACTGTTCCAAGGTACCACTAATGGGGAGCCCAGGAACAGAACTGGAGATTGGAAACAGGTTCAAGAGCACACAGACAACATCCATCATCCCACCTTCAATTTTAAAGACATTCAGCAAAGCTGAAACTAAATATATTGATTCTACCAATGTGTATTGTATCGGGTTATTCTCGCAGGTTTGTTCAGGACAGCAACCATTATTATTCCATGTAATACGATACAACAAAAGCAGTAAAACAACCACCTTCTTCCTTGTGGGTGTTAAAAAACTGTGTATGTTGACAAACCCTTGAAGACAGTGACCttcgataaaaaaaaatatagaaTAACACATCTAAATACACTCGACCGTTTAACTACATGATCAAGAATCTCAATCAGACAGGCGCTAAACCACCTTGGACATGATATATTGCagatacaaaaaaacatcatatAAAAAATCATATAAGACACACATCCCTAATACCCTAGCTTCCTAAAAAGATATCCAAAATGAGGTGGATAAGTACATTAAAATTACAGTGTCTTTAAACTCAAGTGAGATCAGGAGAGAAAACTAAAACTCATAGGAATGTATGTGAACATGATCTGAGCAGGAGCTCAAAATGAGGACCATGAAGTGAACCATTGGACGGTATAAAAAAGAGTTTCGACTCTTANNNNNNNNNNNNNNNNNNNNNNNNNNAGGGAAATTTTATTGGACGATAGTAGCACCCTCTGCCTAGTCCAAATGTTgacaacaaaatgtaaaaatgtgAAACTACGTTCTACGGAACTACGGTAATTTTCTATGAACAATTTGTTTCTAAACCATTCCAACGTACTGAAAACACCACCAGCTCTTCTTGCAAGATCTTTGAAATTCTAGAAGGGCAAAGTCACGAACACTTGCTGCATGgcatccaaatcaaacaaggAGTAAAGTAACGGCACTACATGCTTAATGGCGCAAAAACTTTGGCCATCATCTTTGGAGTTGACCAAGACCATCAAATCGAAGCTGATGGATAATGCAATCTTTCCTCGCTAATATTTGCTTCAAGAAAGGAGACACATTTACAACATAAAGACAATTTCCTTTCATACTGTAGTGTTTGTAAAGCAGAACATCAAATTCCGGGAAAGTCAATTTCCCAGTTTTGACCCATGACCCAtaaccaaaagaagaaataaagtTGTATGCATTTTAGTGACTTTTCAACAATGGAAGCCTAGCTATTTGCAAAATAGAGGCTTAACTACTCCTGTATAGTGCCCAAACGCAAAAAATCTGTTGTTACCTGAAGAATATGGAACACTATTGTTCAAGTATAATTGAAGTCAGATATGTCAAAGCTTTCATGTTCTGGGGGTGTATCGCAGTTTGTTCTGAGCTTGGGAAATTGTGATGCGCTTAAGATTGAGGTAAGGGCCTATACAAAATTAATTTATGGAGTAAAGTCAAATCAGTAAGAATATAAGGTAATGAGGACAAACTCTTGAAACAAATATAACCACATGTGTGATTGTATCGCAGTTTGTTCTGAGCTTGGGAAATTGTGATGCGCTTAAGATTGAGGTAAGGGCCTATACAAAATTAATTTATGGAGTAAAGTCAAATCAGTAAGAATNCAAATATTGTCACGATAAAGAGATAAAAAGCTGTGAGGTTACAAACATTTCCATACGAAATGGGAACTCGGCTTATTTATAAGTCAGTTTCTGACACACACGCCCATTGGTTAAATGACTTGCTCTTCACCGAAGATGGGTTTGGGAGGGATTTTGCCGGCTACGTTTGGGTGAAAACAAGCACCGTGAACAACCTGTTAAATTAAGGGTGGAACCGGAAATATTTAGGAAAAAGAGTGGTCACGGGCCTACCAAATATTTGGTTTTTGATGTATTTGGTTTTTTGAAGGGAGGAAGGGAAATTTTATTGGACGATAGTAGCACCCTCTGCCTAGTCCAAATGTTgacaacaaaatgtaaaaatgtgAAACTACGTTCTACGGAATTACGGTAATTTTCTATGAACAATTTGTTTCTAAACCATTCTAACGTATTGAAAACACCACCAGCTCTTCTTGCAAGATCTTTGAAATTCTAGAAGGGCAAAGTCACGAACACTTGCTGCATGgtatccaaatcaaacaaggAGTAAAGTAGCGGCACTACATGCTTAATGGCGCAAAAACTTTGGCCATCATCTTTGGAGTTGACCAAGACCATCAAATCGAAGCTGATGGATAATGCAATCTTTCTTTGCTAATATTTGCTTCAAGAAAGGAGACTTTAGAGTACTTTAAAACACACTTTTACATGCGAAAAGCtaggcttttttttcattctttggcTTCGTCTCTGGGTATATTGTTGTAAACTTGAAGAGGTATTCATGACAAAGTTTAGTAAATACcattaatttgaaaaacttaAGATCATAAGTTGGCTTTGCATTCATCTGGGGGCAAGTACCAAATCACTACTCTTTAAACTTTATGAATATGTATCCCAACATCTAACACAGAAGTACAAACTAACAAATGTATATAGTTTGATACTTAAAAGCGTGTTTGGAGCACATGATGTACTTTCATGAATTGGACATGATTATGATTAGAACAGCAAAGTTGCTCATGGTGCCCTAATCGACGTAAACAGTGCcgtcatatatttttttgtctccCAAAGACGGGAATCGAACCCACACCCTCCTGAGAACACACTTGTGCCTCTAATCGGTGCATTAGACAACTCTGCTATAATTGTTCCTTAATAATGATAATACTTTTGTTCATACAAATCTTCATACAGACCGAGCGTGTAGTGTTTATATGATGTCCAAGAAACAACGCAAAATTCAGCCACACGTAGAAGTGCAATGTATTTCAAAATTACTCACTTCTATAAATGCGATTTCTTTCCCAATTTCAATACCAATCAAATTAATTTCCTCAAAATGGAAAGTATCACAATAAGcaacatgaaaaatgagatCGCAAGGAAACTCGGAGGAACTTAAAGATGTTGGTGGCAATCGAACGTGTTGATCTGAACCTGCCATACCGAGTACTAATCGAAGGGCAAGTAACTCATCGCCCGTGGGTGTGTTTTCAGTAATCAAAGAAGCacttttgatgttgaaaatgaaatttaactGAACCCCTgtcccaattttcaaatcaaccaCGAATAAAGGCATCTGAACGATGGTGTCGAGGGATGATTTTCGCACAATGTTTAAACTTTCACCAATCAAGGGATTGACGAAAAGTTCGGCTGGATTTGCAGTCTGTAGTCGGAATTCATCGAATATTTTTGATAGTT encodes:
- the LOC131879119 gene encoding muscleblind-like protein is translated as MAYMGIPTNPTLSGMAASQQHPFLAMSNPLALAAANSAGAVANSAPTIINVGALMNQKDSRWLQLEVCREYQRNKCSRSDGECKFAHPPESIEIQNGRVTACYDSIKGRCNREKPPCKYFHPPQHLKDQLLINGRNHLALKNAVLQQYGFVGQQGHHSIRPHMHSMTPPILSPIVSQLSTYPNTHHHQGYVTSNANGHPHLFPLIISSDPMSAAFPGDPVTSLPSADHKSSSTQLVTQGSSVLPQGSMIHPHQLALATNAGMHPNPHHHHHQQQQQQQQHHQQQQQQQQQQQLQHQHKKPRTDCLETLSSVPPSKRPASDKSGTPVFHCGSNAVPISQADEENLYRASVASTPTTMVAVAAAAAAAAGGLEVGAHRDPNLSSVAAYQQALMQLHQQQPFVPVTYSGPPTISTVPRYH